The Thermosinus carboxydivorans Nor1 genomic sequence ATGTAACAGAAGGCCAGGCAGTCAAGGCAGGCCAGCCCCTGCTCAAGCTTCAGGGATCTTCCGGACCGTCCGGTGACAGTGGACCTTCAACAGCAACGGGAGAAAACCAAAAAGCGGGAGTCTCTCAGCAAGTACAAGATAATTATGATAATGCACTAAAAGATGTTAAGCGCTATCAAAAATTATATGAACAAGGGGCTATTCCACGACGACAATTGGAAGATGCCATGGTCCGCCTACAACAAGCACAAGCAAGCTTGAACAACGGCCAGAACGCTATGTCATCTACAAATACAAATGCCATTACAACAACGCTCATGGTTCCGCCACGATAACGGCCCCAATTGATGGCATAGTGACGGGGCTGTCTATAGCTC encodes the following:
- a CDS encoding efflux RND transporter periplasmic adaptor subunit; the encoded protein is MGKMTQQYRPAAIIITVFLLSVALVLAARSDLFPFTLWFQHIPRTPVNVTAVPIGTINKPIRIDRPGFIENSTSIPLHTEFSGRVSEIYVTEGQAVKAGQPLLKLQGSSGPSGDSGPSTATGENQKAGVSQQVQDNYDNALKDVKRYQKLYEQGAIPRRQLEDAMVRLQQAQASLNNGQNAMSSTNTNAITTTLMVPPR